A region from the Aegilops tauschii subsp. strangulata cultivar AL8/78 chromosome 5, Aet v6.0, whole genome shotgun sequence genome encodes:
- the LOC109746540 gene encoding E3 ubiquitin-protein ligase SIRP1 — protein MEEGQESRYWCHSCAEVIVPVEPEKKCPDCDGGFVEEMGSEGFEPSTNVRSERNLSLWAPLLLGMMGGSSRRSRPQRDMMDSSSDEDSRQARIRSALRDTDDEDEDDDDDDSDRELEDMIRRRRRRGSSLVRLLQTLRDDLRGLDGIGRDRDRDRDSERDRERERERRDRERRERERARRERERARERDRGGERTESLILINSNNEAIILQGTFGPSDNQENSSNTSTGVSLGDYFLGPGLDMLLQRLADSDLNRSGTPPAKKESVAALPTVNIQEVLGCTVCLEEFEMGTEAKEMPCQHKFHSNCILPWLELHSSCPICRFQLPTEESKNPCESGSGGGTVSADGDHAESSNSDIEGANHDGGSLLDESSINDRDVTSALNAIFGDGSSSSSSDENGPRASES, from the coding sequence ATGGAAGAAGGTCAAGAAAGCAGGTACTGGTGCCACAGCTGCGCCGAGGTGATCGTTCCTGTGGAGCCGGAGAAGAAGTGCCCAGACTGTGATGGCGGCTTCGTGGAAGAGATGGGGTCCGAGGGCTTTGAGCCGTCCACGAACGTGAGGTCTGAGCGGAACCTCTCGCTCTGGGCCCCGCTGCTGCTTGGGATGATGGGGGGTTCGTCTCGGCGATCAAGGCCCCAGAGGGATATGATGGATTCTTCTTCTGATGAGGACTCACGCCAAGCAAGGATCAGGAGTGCGCTGAGGGATACTGATGATgaggatgaagatgatgatgatgatgattctGACCGTGAGCTTGAAGACATGATTAGGAGGCGAAGGAGGAGGGGCTCGTCGCTTGTCAGGCTGCTCCAGACCCTCCGTGATGACTTAAGGGGTTTGGATGGCATTGGCAGGGACAGGGACAGGGACAGGGACAGCGAGAGAGAccgggagagggagagggaaagaagGGACAGGGAgagaagggagagggagagggctaGAAGAGAGAGGGAAAGAGCAAGGGAGAGAGACCGAGGGGGAGAAAGGACAGAGAGCTTAATATTGATAAACTCCAACAATGAGGCCATTATTCTCCAAGGAACATTTGGACCTAGTGACAACCAAGAAAACTCAAGCAACACAAGTACTGGCGTTTCACTTGGTGACTACTTTCTTGGTCCTGGCCTAGATATGCTCTTGCAGCGTTTGGCAGACAGTGACCTGAATCGTTCTGGGACTCCGCCTGCCAAGAAGGAATCTGTGGCAGCATTGCCAACTGTGAACATCCAGGAAGTACTGGGCTGTACAGTCTGTCTTGAGGAGTTTGAAATGGGGACGGAGGCGAAGGAGATGCCTTGTCAACACAAATTTCACTCCAATTGCATCCTTCCATGGCTGGAGCTCCACAGTTCTTGCCCAATTTGTCGATTtcagttgcctacagaggagtcAAAGAACCCATGTGAATCAGGCAGTGGTGGTGGGACAGTGAGTGCTGATGGAGATCATGCTGAGTCAAGTAATAGTGATATAGAAGGTGCTAACCATGATGGAGGCAGTCTGCTTGATGAAAGTTCAATAAATGATAGAGATGTGACGTCTGCGTTGAACGCGATCTTCGGAGATGGATCCTCGTCATCCTCATCTGATGAAAATGGTCCACGTGCTTCCGAGAGCTGA